One region of Chryseobacterium sp. C-71 genomic DNA includes:
- a CDS encoding endonuclease/exonuclease/phosphatase family protein: MKRVHVFLVFHILLIALLLGTFANAWIAPNYFSKLNLLSLAFPYLIVLHLLLTIIWFFKQKKIAIVFLLSTFIFYNPVRRWVNFTPQQTAQSHQKDIKVLTFNVKYGSSGWPTVKKYITDQNADIILVQEKDTSTALRKDLVKYPSVILKTKHKILRQGDLINDDSKGNSFYADIDIDGKIIRVINVYLEPFRLNKNMLGMQDENGGKDEKNKMATLFSRLIPTFKTHEEQVKKIRKAVDQSPYPVILAGDFNSVPNSWEYYNLGRNLDDAFLKAGNGSSTSFHDYKFPLRIDYIFTSKSITPLNYKVDYSVKLSDHYQVIAEFLLN, encoded by the coding sequence ATGAAGCGTGTACATGTATTCTTAGTTTTTCATATTTTATTAATCGCATTATTACTAGGCACATTTGCCAACGCCTGGATCGCTCCAAACTATTTCAGCAAGCTCAATTTACTCTCTTTAGCCTTTCCTTATCTGATTGTTCTTCATCTTTTGTTAACAATCATCTGGTTTTTTAAACAAAAGAAAATTGCAATAGTTTTTTTGCTTTCGACTTTTATTTTTTATAATCCGGTGCGAAGATGGGTCAACTTTACACCACAACAGACCGCCCAGTCTCATCAGAAAGATATTAAAGTTTTAACATTTAATGTAAAATACGGAAGTTCAGGCTGGCCAACCGTTAAAAAATATATTACGGATCAAAATGCTGATATCATTCTCGTTCAGGAAAAAGATACCAGCACCGCATTAAGGAAAGATCTGGTGAAATACCCTTCGGTAATCCTTAAAACTAAGCATAAAATTTTGCGCCAAGGGGATCTAATCAATGATGACTCAAAAGGAAATTCATTTTACGCAGATATTGATATTGACGGAAAAATTATCCGAGTGATTAATGTTTATCTGGAACCTTTTAGGCTCAATAAAAATATGCTTGGTATGCAAGATGAAAACGGCGGAAAAGATGAGAAAAATAAAATGGCTACACTATTTTCAAGATTGATTCCTACATTCAAAACACATGAGGAGCAGGTGAAAAAAATCAGAAAAGCAGTTGATCAATCACCTTATCCTGTAATTTTGGCAGGAGATTTCAATTCAGTTCCTAATTCCTGGGAGTATTATAATCTCGGAAGAAATCTTGATGACGCTTTTCTAAAAGCAGGGAACGGAAGTTCTACAAGTTTTCATGATTACAAATTTCCTTTGAGGATTGATTATATTTTCACCTCAAAAAGCATTACACCATTAAATTACAAAGTCGATTATTCTGTAAAATTATCAGATCACTATCAGGTAATTGCAGAATTTCTATTAAATTAG
- a CDS encoding YoaK family protein, whose amino-acid sequence MLRNYSNSRTLGDNIRLGTLTAFTAGTINIASLLIFLSFTSNVTGHYAVFAAEISKGNWSQVAVVGAWIFLFFFGSFTANFFVINFNKKSKYFAHAMPLILEILCLVGVGFYGQFYYRKTLEEAEVLVALMLFATGLQNGLTASISNFLVKTTHLTGTTTDLGILASMFTHKKYRKNPELIARAKLLLSIMSAYVLGAIFSGLVYYSLEFSVFYIISLCLLVVIGYDFYKINIRHFRTNYRYAKIYNKPNFMAFMYDKIHGNGEVMIKETRKEKSKLVLEET is encoded by the coding sequence ATGTTAAGAAATTATAGTAACAGCAGGACATTGGGAGACAATATAAGACTGGGGACGCTGACTGCCTTTACGGCAGGAACTATAAATATTGCATCTCTACTTATATTTTTATCCTTTACCTCAAACGTAACGGGACATTACGCCGTATTTGCCGCAGAAATCAGTAAAGGAAACTGGTCACAGGTTGCTGTTGTAGGCGCATGGATTTTCCTTTTCTTCTTCGGAAGTTTCACAGCAAACTTTTTCGTCATCAATTTTAATAAGAAAAGTAAATATTTTGCCCATGCAATGCCGCTTATTCTGGAGATTCTATGTCTCGTCGGAGTTGGTTTTTACGGTCAGTTTTATTACCGAAAAACTCTGGAAGAAGCAGAAGTTTTGGTAGCCTTAATGCTTTTTGCAACAGGTTTACAGAATGGTTTGACGGCAAGTATATCTAACTTTTTGGTGAAAACAACCCACCTTACAGGTACTACAACAGATTTAGGAATTCTTGCATCCATGTTTACCCACAAAAAATACAGAAAAAACCCTGAATTAATCGCAAGAGCAAAGCTTTTATTGAGCATTATGTCTGCTTATGTTTTAGGAGCTATTTTCTCAGGATTGGTTTATTACTCATTAGAATTCAGCGTTTTTTATATCATCAGTTTATGTTTACTGGTCGTGATTGGGTATGATTTCTATAAAATTAATATCAGACACTTCAGAACCAATTACCGATACGCAAAAATTTACAACAAGCCGAACTTTATGGCATTTATGTATGATAAAATCCACGGTAATGGTGAAGTGATGATAAAAGAAACCAGGAAAGAAAAATCTAAGCTTGTCTTAGAAGAAACTTAA
- a CDS encoding endonuclease/exonuclease/phosphatase family protein — translation MKIFRIILLIVHLATLFLLLSVLLNAYIPPKVFPWFNLLSLGFPVLMIGYVLLTFFWIFSWKKRAFVFIFLGLFLLNPVKRWVNYSTDSKEIANLKIISFNVKGGKLGIENIQEYINQQNADVVLLQEDAGRKYQFKDLEKDHLTPVISTYSKYKTIAHKELFAGMYNEEFNAYSEYSDIEIKGKKYRIINTYLQPFKFEKSMVKLNGNSEEDEQKVKDIVKRLIPTFKMHQEQVDIIRKSIDESPYPVILAGDLNSVPNSYEYYHLGKGLKDAFFEVGKGSGTSFHDYKFPIRIDFIFTSASVKPVTYQVDRSVKLSDHFPVVATFKID, via the coding sequence GTGAAAATTTTCCGTATTATTCTTCTAATTGTTCACTTAGCCACATTATTTCTGTTGCTTAGTGTTTTACTGAACGCCTATATTCCGCCGAAAGTTTTTCCTTGGTTTAATCTTCTGTCTTTAGGATTTCCTGTTTTAATGATCGGATATGTTTTGCTCACATTTTTCTGGATTTTTTCCTGGAAAAAAAGAGCGTTTGTATTTATTTTTTTGGGATTATTTTTATTAAATCCTGTCAAAAGATGGGTTAATTATTCAACTGACAGTAAGGAAATTGCTAACCTAAAGATTATTTCTTTTAATGTAAAAGGTGGAAAATTAGGAATTGAAAACATTCAGGAATATATCAATCAACAAAATGCAGATGTCGTTTTGCTACAGGAAGATGCCGGTCGCAAATATCAATTTAAAGACCTTGAAAAAGACCATCTGACGCCTGTTATTTCTACCTATTCAAAATACAAAACTATAGCTCATAAGGAATTGTTTGCAGGGATGTACAATGAAGAATTTAATGCTTATTCTGAATATTCTGATATCGAAATAAAAGGAAAAAAATACCGAATCATCAACACCTATCTTCAGCCTTTTAAGTTTGAAAAAAGCATGGTCAAGCTCAATGGCAATAGTGAAGAGGATGAGCAAAAAGTAAAAGACATCGTGAAGCGATTAATTCCGACTTTCAAAATGCATCAGGAGCAGGTAGATATTATTCGAAAAAGTATCGATGAGTCGCCGTATCCCGTGATTTTAGCCGGAGATCTAAACTCAGTTCCCAATTCTTATGAGTATTACCATTTAGGAAAGGGCTTAAAAGACGCTTTTTTTGAAGTTGGAAAAGGAAGTGGAACAAGCTTCCATGATTATAAATTTCCTATCAGAATTGATTTTATTTTCACTTCAGCGTCAGTGAAACCTGTCACTTATCAGGTTGACCGTTCAGTAAAACTTTCTGATCATTTTCCGGTAGTTGCTACATTCAAAATTGATTGA
- a CDS encoding rhomboid family intramembrane serine protease, producing the protein MFNNIPPLTKNIIILNIVVYVVTNFFLYALHNQQLYYSLAAFFPLSPLFKSWQIITHMFMHAPLGNGSGLMHIFFNMFTLFSFSFLENVLGGKRFLILYFLSGIGGFLLFNGWEFIQVERHAMELEALGFDLSAYFSGENQVFKGSVESIETQKSLVANIMQTMSTPLVGASGAIFGVVAAFATLFPNEKMIILFIPFPIKAKYLLIATVAGSIFFGINGNMGGIAHFAHVGGALVGYILARIWRKHLYRFNQH; encoded by the coding sequence ATGTTTAATAATATACCGCCGCTGACGAAGAATATAATTATACTGAATATTGTTGTTTATGTTGTGACCAATTTCTTTTTGTATGCCTTACACAATCAACAACTTTATTACTCTTTAGCAGCTTTTTTTCCTTTATCGCCCTTATTCAAATCTTGGCAGATTATTACCCACATGTTTATGCACGCCCCATTAGGAAATGGTTCTGGATTGATGCATATTTTCTTTAATATGTTTACGCTTTTCAGTTTTTCATTTTTAGAAAATGTTTTAGGTGGAAAACGATTTTTGATTCTTTATTTTTTAAGCGGAATCGGTGGCTTCTTATTGTTTAATGGGTGGGAATTCATTCAGGTTGAAAGACACGCAATGGAACTTGAGGCTCTCGGGTTTGATTTATCAGCTTATTTTTCTGGCGAAAATCAGGTTTTTAAGGGTTCTGTAGAATCGATTGAAACACAAAAAAGCCTTGTTGCAAACATTATGCAAACCATGAGTACACCATTAGTTGGTGCTTCAGGCGCAATTTTTGGTGTTGTAGCAGCTTTTGCAACTCTTTTTCCTAATGAAAAAATGATTATTCTATTTATTCCATTCCCGATAAAAGCAAAATATTTACTTATCGCTACAGTTGCAGGTTCAATATTTTTCGGAATTAATGGAAATATGGGAGGCATTGCTCACTTTGCTCACGTAGGCGGGGCTTTGGTGGGTTACATTCTTGCCAGAATATGGAGGAAACATTTGTATAGATTTAACCAACACTAA
- a CDS encoding HAMP domain-containing sensor histidine kinase, translating into MITNQTKTMVLLMVVFTTVISIFGGLVYFSIVNFSHQRFYELLKIRTTTIVQIEKGKEHLDLPENYILNGLNDEELPMERDYVFAVPSDSNFKHISKEVHIPDSFFKNIIRRGEANYNDKEFYYIGQSFRFQNKDYIAIASAKNHYVVHYLGFLKRTLITCMILSIFFSMIFSFYLSKTLFKPILKITGKVKEISSENLHLRLEPQPDNKELNELVETFNTMLTRIETSFETQNHLIGNVSHELRTPLTSIMGEADVALSINRTADEYKETLEIILDEAEKLDKKIKALLIIAQTGFDGKIQKIDKVRIDQLLWDVIETIRKIDSRNNIFLDISMLPDNPKKLKVQGNEQLLHLAVANIVNNGCKYSNFQQVKVSLGATDTDVYIIIKDTGIGIPEFEMDKIYDPFFRASNTKNYEGYGIGLPLARNIVRMHNGELIVSSHENQGTTVQMRFPTIYAAQQKEKQP; encoded by the coding sequence ATGATAACAAATCAAACCAAAACGATGGTGCTTTTGATGGTTGTTTTTACGACCGTTATTTCCATTTTTGGAGGTTTGGTTTATTTTTCTATTGTTAATTTTTCGCATCAGCGTTTCTATGAATTGCTGAAAATCCGTACGACAACCATTGTACAGATTGAAAAAGGAAAAGAACATCTTGATTTACCTGAAAATTATATCCTCAACGGTTTAAACGACGAAGAACTTCCCATGGAAAGGGATTATGTTTTTGCCGTTCCTTCAGATTCAAATTTCAAACATATTTCCAAAGAAGTTCACATTCCGGATAGTTTTTTTAAAAATATCATCAGACGAGGCGAGGCAAATTACAACGATAAAGAATTTTACTACATCGGTCAGTCTTTTAGATTTCAAAACAAAGATTACATTGCTATCGCATCGGCAAAAAACCATTACGTCGTTCATTATTTAGGATTTTTGAAGAGAACATTGATTACCTGTATGATTCTCTCGATTTTCTTCAGCATGATTTTTTCTTTTTATTTATCTAAAACTTTATTTAAACCTATCCTTAAAATCACCGGAAAAGTAAAAGAAATCAGCTCAGAGAACCTGCATTTAAGATTAGAACCACAGCCTGACAACAAAGAATTAAACGAATTAGTCGAGACATTCAATACGATGTTGACAAGAATTGAAACATCATTTGAAACTCAAAATCATTTGATCGGAAACGTTTCGCATGAGCTCAGAACACCACTCACATCCATTATGGGAGAAGCCGATGTCGCACTTTCTATCAACCGAACTGCCGATGAATACAAAGAAACTTTAGAAATCATCCTGGACGAAGCCGAGAAACTCGATAAAAAAATAAAAGCGCTTTTAATCATTGCTCAAACCGGTTTTGACGGAAAAATTCAGAAAATCGATAAAGTAAGAATCGACCAATTACTTTGGGATGTGATAGAAACCATCAGAAAAATAGATTCACGAAATAATATTTTTCTCGACATCAGCATGTTGCCCGATAATCCAAAAAAACTGAAAGTTCAGGGGAACGAGCAGCTTCTGCATCTTGCAGTTGCCAATATTGTGAATAACGGTTGTAAATATTCCAACTTCCAGCAGGTAAAAGTTTCACTTGGAGCTACAGATACAGATGTTTACATCATCATCAAAGACACAGGAATCGGTATTCCGGAATTTGAAATGGATAAAATCTATGATCCTTTCTTCCGAGCCTCAAACACTAAAAATTATGAAGGGTACGGCATTGGACTTCCTCTTGCCCGAAACATTGTGAGAATGCATAATGGTGAATTGATTGTGAGTTCACACGAAAATCAGGGAACAACTGTGCAAATGCGTTTTCCTACTATTTATGCAGCACAGCAGAAAGAAAAACAACCTTAG
- a CDS encoding GatB/YqeY domain-containing protein translates to MSLEHTISEAIKTAMRAKDRVALDSLRAVKSQILLLKTEALGAEVSPEQEIAILQRMIKQRKDSYEQFTAQGRNDLAEVEDAQMKVIEKFLPAQLSPEELEAEIKQIISETRAESVKDLGKVMGLASKNLAGKSDGKSISEMAKKLLS, encoded by the coding sequence ATGAGTTTAGAACATACCATAAGCGAAGCAATAAAAACAGCGATGAGAGCAAAAGACAGAGTGGCTTTAGATTCTCTTCGTGCTGTAAAATCTCAGATATTATTGCTGAAAACCGAAGCTTTAGGAGCGGAAGTTTCACCTGAGCAGGAAATTGCAATTCTGCAAAGAATGATTAAGCAGCGTAAAGATTCTTATGAGCAGTTTACAGCTCAAGGGAGAAACGATTTGGCAGAAGTGGAAGATGCTCAGATGAAAGTCATTGAGAAATTTTTACCCGCACAATTATCTCCTGAAGAATTAGAAGCAGAAATCAAGCAGATAATTTCAGAAACTAGAGCTGAATCGGTTAAAGATTTAGGAAAAGTAATGGGATTAGCTTCAAAAAACTTAGCCGGAAAATCAGACGGAAAAAGTATTTCCGAGATGGCTAAAAAGTTACTTTCGTAA
- a CDS encoding BrxA/BrxB family bacilliredoxin gives MYPSDLVLPMKAELTDKGFQDLETPAQVEDALKQSGTTLLVINSVCGCAAGAARPGVVYSLTGEKKPDHLTTVFAGFDKDAVDAARKHLAPFPPSSPCVALFKDGELVHMLERHHIEGNPAGAIAANLQAAYDEYC, from the coding sequence ATGTATCCATCAGATTTAGTATTGCCAATGAAGGCTGAACTTACAGATAAAGGTTTTCAGGATTTAGAAACTCCTGCACAGGTAGAAGATGCTTTGAAGCAGTCTGGAACGACTCTTTTAGTAATCAACTCTGTTTGCGGATGTGCGGCAGGTGCAGCAAGACCTGGCGTAGTTTACTCTTTAACCGGAGAGAAAAAGCCAGATCATTTGACGACCGTATTTGCAGGTTTTGATAAAGACGCAGTTGACGCAGCTAGAAAACATTTAGCTCCATTCCCTCCAAGCTCACCGTGTGTGGCTCTTTTCAAAGACGGGGAATTGGTTCACATGCTGGAAAGACATCACATTGAAGGAAATCCTGCAGGAGCAATTGCAGCAAACCTTCAGGCTGCTTATGACGAATATTGCTAG
- a CDS encoding response regulator transcription factor, with amino-acid sequence MKKIVLIEDETSVVSFIKKGLQEKGYEVSVAFDGLTGVSLVQENDFELVILDIMLPGMNGLDVCKEIRKTNKHVPILFLTALGSSENIVLGLESGGDDYLVKPFKFIELVARIKSLLRRSVPIATPEVTEDETFNEYLFQFSDLTVNDYTKKVVRAGEEISLTSTEYKLLMYFLNNPEKVISRAEILDAVWGVNYELGTNVVDVYVNYLRKKIDNQDDKKLIHTVIGMGYVLKKP; translated from the coding sequence GTGAAAAAAATTGTTCTGATTGAAGATGAAACCAGCGTAGTTTCTTTTATTAAAAAAGGACTTCAGGAAAAAGGATATGAAGTTTCGGTGGCATTTGACGGATTAACAGGTGTAAGCCTGGTGCAGGAGAATGATTTCGAATTGGTCATTTTAGACATTATGCTTCCCGGAATGAATGGTCTGGACGTCTGCAAGGAAATCAGAAAAACCAACAAACACGTTCCTATTCTTTTTTTAACGGCATTGGGAAGTTCAGAAAATATTGTTCTCGGACTCGAAAGTGGCGGTGATGATTATTTGGTGAAGCCTTTTAAGTTTATCGAGTTGGTTGCCAGAATTAAATCTTTACTAAGAAGAAGCGTTCCCATTGCAACTCCCGAAGTAACAGAAGATGAAACTTTTAATGAATATCTTTTTCAGTTTTCAGATTTGACGGTGAACGACTATACCAAAAAAGTAGTGCGTGCCGGAGAAGAAATTTCTCTGACCTCTACCGAATATAAATTATTGATGTATTTCCTCAACAATCCAGAAAAAGTAATTTCAAGAGCAGAAATTCTGGATGCAGTTTGGGGAGTAAACTATGAACTTGGAACCAATGTTGTAGATGTCTACGTTAATTATTTAAGAAAAAAAATAGATAATCAGGACGACAAAAAGCTCATCCATACAGTGATTGGAATGGGTTATGTCTTAAAAAAGCCATAA
- a CDS encoding GH3 auxin-responsive promoter family protein, which translates to MATKALFNTVVNWFIRQRIDQIQNFMDHPIETQNGILFSQLFHAEDTEYGKRYGFNTISSYQDFKNKVPVVTYEDFEPYIERARQGHKDVSWPGYIKHFAKSSGTTNAKSKFIPISAESLEYCHMKAGKDMVSIYANNHPENQLFTNKNLRLGGSSELYADFNTKFGDLSAILIDNLPFWVEITTTPSKKVSLMGEWESKLKAITSEVKNEDVGSILGVPSWMMVLLQRVLKETDVKSISELWPNLEVFFHGGISFKPYKDQFKQIIGKNINYYEIYNASEGFFGIQDRPNSDEMLLMLDYGIFYEFIPMDQFHCSNPKVVSLEDVEIGKNYAMVITTNGGLWRYLIGDTVIFTSVTPFRIKITGRTKHYINAFGEELMITNVESALTKACEATKSAVTDFTGAPIFMKENESGAHEWIFEFSEKPHSLEEFTDVFDQHLKAINSDYEAKRYNNITLKKPVIHIARPNLFYCWLESKGKLGGQNKVPRLSNDREYIDPLLEMNKT; encoded by the coding sequence ATGGCAACGAAAGCACTTTTCAATACGGTAGTCAATTGGTTTATCCGCCAAAGGATAGATCAGATACAGAATTTTATGGATCATCCTATCGAAACGCAGAACGGAATTCTGTTTTCTCAGTTGTTTCATGCAGAAGATACGGAATATGGTAAAAGATATGGTTTTAATACCATTTCAAGTTATCAAGATTTTAAAAATAAAGTTCCTGTAGTTACTTATGAAGATTTTGAACCTTACATTGAAAGAGCCAGACAAGGACACAAAGATGTAAGTTGGCCCGGTTACATTAAGCATTTTGCTAAATCTTCCGGGACGACCAATGCCAAGAGCAAATTCATTCCTATTTCCGCAGAGAGCCTCGAATACTGCCACATGAAGGCTGGGAAGGATATGGTATCCATTTATGCCAATAATCATCCCGAAAATCAGCTTTTCACCAATAAAAATTTACGTTTGGGCGGAAGTTCAGAATTATATGCCGATTTCAATACAAAATTTGGAGATCTTTCTGCAATCTTAATTGATAATCTTCCATTTTGGGTAGAAATTACCACCACTCCAAGCAAGAAAGTTTCTTTGATGGGAGAGTGGGAAAGTAAACTTAAAGCAATTACTTCTGAAGTGAAGAATGAGGATGTGGGAAGTATTCTAGGTGTTCCAAGTTGGATGATGGTGCTTTTGCAGAGAGTTTTGAAAGAAACAGACGTTAAAAGTATTTCAGAATTGTGGCCCAATCTGGAAGTGTTTTTTCACGGTGGAATCAGTTTTAAACCATACAAAGATCAGTTTAAACAAATTATTGGAAAGAATATCAACTATTACGAAATTTACAACGCTTCGGAAGGTTTCTTTGGAATTCAGGATAGACCGAATAGCGACGAAATGCTTCTGATGCTGGATTACGGTATTTTCTATGAATTTATTCCGATGGATCAGTTTCATTGCTCAAACCCGAAAGTAGTAAGTTTAGAAGATGTAGAAATCGGGAAAAATTATGCGATGGTGATTACTACCAACGGAGGACTGTGGAGATATTTAATTGGAGATACTGTGATTTTTACTTCAGTCACACCTTTCAGAATAAAAATAACGGGTAGAACGAAACATTATATCAATGCGTTTGGTGAAGAATTGATGATCACCAATGTAGAATCTGCGTTAACAAAAGCCTGCGAAGCAACAAAGTCAGCCGTTACTGATTTTACGGGAGCGCCTATTTTTATGAAAGAAAACGAAAGCGGTGCCCATGAATGGATTTTTGAGTTCAGCGAAAAACCGCATAGTTTAGAAGAGTTTACCGATGTTTTTGATCAGCATCTAAAAGCCATCAACTCTGATTATGAAGCCAAAAGATATAACAATATTACGTTGAAAAAACCTGTCATTCACATTGCAAGACCCAATTTGTTCTATTGCTGGCTGGAATCTAAAGGAAAGCTTGGCGGACAAAATAAAGTGCCACGTTTGAGTAATGACAGAGAGTATATTGATCCTTTATTGGAAATGAATAAAACATAA
- the mutL gene encoding DNA mismatch repair endonuclease MutL, which produces MSDIIQLLPDHVANQIAAGEVVQRPASIVKELLENAIDAGASKIELIIRDAGKNLIQVVDDGKGMSETDARMAFERHATSKIRATDDIFKISTKGFRGEALASIAAVSQVELKTKQAESPLGTNIYIEGGIFQFQEPVQTAEGSNFLVKNLFYNVPARRKFLKNNNIEFRHVIDEFQRVALAHENLEFSMFHDDDPVFRLRKGTQMQRIVDVFGRKLHPQLIPIKEDILWCKLHGFVAKPEGAKKTRGEQFLFVNGRFFKSPYFNKAVQEAFEGLLLPGYIPTFFLFLELDPEKIDVNIHPQKTEVKFEDEHLIFALIRSTIKRSLGIYNIAPSLDFERDPQLDEMMQKSFPSKSNNSGGSLKMPEIIVDRDYNPFLEEREVTKTEIHNLTEMYHQNISAEPSKINLFEDEDFDEDLMRLPNGYWLFNKGDRTLMLDLGRMHRLLVAENNKNVKKGNVSHALLFSLEYHMNEIEKNKYKSIKKFLPELGFDMKIAHENVLRIDTVPEGLKETQVMKFLENLFDILEYKTEDEFMQFYHNQWAKMQSKSRFDFIYKADAEQVIKDFTALGFPEFLPTGKRCFYEVPFNDLKNKF; this is translated from the coding sequence ATGTCAGATATTATTCAGCTTTTACCGGATCATGTAGCCAACCAAATTGCAGCAGGTGAAGTGGTGCAGCGACCTGCATCGATTGTAAAAGAACTTTTGGAAAACGCCATTGATGCCGGAGCTTCAAAAATAGAACTGATCATAAGAGATGCCGGCAAAAATCTCATTCAGGTGGTTGATGATGGAAAAGGAATGTCTGAAACCGATGCCAGAATGGCTTTTGAAAGACACGCCACTTCAAAAATACGAGCAACCGACGATATTTTTAAAATTTCTACAAAAGGATTTCGTGGAGAGGCTTTGGCTTCCATTGCAGCAGTTTCGCAGGTAGAATTGAAAACCAAACAGGCAGAATCTCCGCTTGGAACCAATATTTATATTGAAGGTGGAATTTTTCAGTTTCAGGAACCTGTACAGACTGCGGAAGGATCTAATTTTTTAGTTAAAAATCTCTTCTACAATGTTCCGGCAAGAAGAAAATTTCTAAAAAATAATAATATAGAATTCAGACACGTTATTGATGAATTTCAGCGTGTGGCATTGGCTCATGAAAATTTAGAATTTTCTATGTTTCATGATGATGACCCTGTTTTCAGACTGAGAAAAGGCACACAGATGCAAAGAATTGTGGATGTTTTCGGAAGAAAATTACATCCGCAACTGATTCCGATTAAAGAAGATATTCTTTGGTGTAAACTTCACGGATTTGTTGCTAAACCTGAAGGCGCAAAAAAGACCCGTGGCGAACAGTTTCTTTTCGTCAACGGAAGGTTTTTTAAAAGTCCGTATTTCAACAAAGCAGTGCAGGAAGCTTTTGAAGGGCTTCTTTTACCCGGATATATCCCAACATTTTTTCTTTTTCTGGAATTAGATCCTGAGAAAATCGATGTGAATATTCATCCGCAGAAGACAGAAGTAAAATTTGAGGATGAACATTTAATTTTTGCTTTGATTCGTTCTACCATTAAACGGTCATTGGGAATTTATAACATTGCACCAAGCTTAGATTTTGAAAGAGATCCACAGCTTGACGAAATGATGCAGAAAAGTTTTCCAAGCAAGAGCAACAATTCTGGTGGAAGCTTAAAAATGCCTGAAATCATTGTAGACCGTGATTATAATCCATTTTTAGAAGAACGAGAGGTAACCAAAACCGAGATTCATAATCTTACGGAAATGTATCATCAGAATATTTCTGCAGAACCTTCTAAAATTAATCTTTTTGAAGATGAAGATTTTGATGAAGATTTGATGCGCCTTCCGAACGGATATTGGCTGTTTAACAAAGGCGACAGAACGCTGATGCTTGATTTGGGTAGAATGCACCGATTATTAGTTGCCGAAAATAATAAAAATGTAAAAAAAGGCAACGTAAGTCACGCCTTACTGTTCTCTTTGGAGTATCACATGAACGAAATTGAGAAAAATAAATACAAATCCATTAAAAAATTTCTCCCAGAGCTCGGATTTGACATGAAAATTGCACATGAGAACGTGCTCAGAATCGATACTGTTCCTGAAGGATTGAAAGAAACTCAAGTGATGAAGTTTCTTGAAAATCTATTTGACATTTTAGAATATAAAACCGAGGACGAATTTATGCAGTTTTATCACAATCAATGGGCAAAAATGCAGTCGAAATCAAGATTTGATTTTATTTATAAAGCAGATGCTGAGCAAGTGATCAAAGACTTTACCGCATTAGGTTTCCCTGAATTTTTACCTACCGGAAAAAGATGCTTTTATGAAGTTCCGTTTAATGATTTGAAAAATAAATTTTAG